In one window of Tripterygium wilfordii isolate XIE 37 chromosome 1, ASM1340144v1, whole genome shotgun sequence DNA:
- the LOC119985814 gene encoding cytochrome P450 705A5-like, which produces MATTTIIDAQYYVFLFLLCLSSTLLLQFFFKKSKPAGATHLRPLPSPPALPLVGHIHLLTKYVHICFQKLALKYGPLLFLRFGSFKFLLISSASVVTEVFKSNDVAFASKPMSVFEDRLIFANIGFIFSPYGEYWRYMKKMTVTELLGSKQLQRSHNVRREELHRYLKKVLEKAQESEVFSLGTELMKLTNNTICRMALSTRCSEEDNEAEKIKELIDGSLELGMKLAMVNMAGPLKKLGVWMYGKEDREINRKCDELLERIWKEHEERAKRDGGVDREDKDLMDILLEAYHDEKAEFKINKNQIKAFILDLFLAGTSTSTDSMEWVMANLINHPEVMKKAREEIDSVVGNKRLVEETDLPNLPYLQAVVKETLRLYPPGPLLPRRTHEACELRGFDIPRDIMVVFNFYAIMRDPEAWENPNEFIPERFLSSNKEKAHQNFNFVAFGAGRRMCPGATLALTLMNTTVASMVQCFDWKVGKDGDRVNMEPQAGLHLKLAEPLQCRPILRFHPFSC; this is translated from the exons ATGGCCACCACTACCATCATTGACGCCCAATACTATGtttttctcttcctcctctGCCTCTCCTCAACACTTCTCCTTCAATTCTTCTTCAAGAAATCTAAACCCGCCGGAGCCACCCATCTCCGCCCCCTGCCAAGCCCACCTGCTCTTCCGCTTGTCGGTCACATCCACCTTCTCACCAAATACGTCCATATTTGTTTCCAAAAACTTGCCCTAAAGTATGGCCCGTTGCTATTCCTACGCTTCGGCTCTTTCAAATTCCTCCTCATCTCATCCGCCTCCGTGGTGACCGAGGTGTTCAAGTCCAACGATGTGGCTTTTGCATCAAAACCCATGTCGGTCTTCGAGGACCGGTTAATATTTGCCAACATAGGGTTTATTTTTTCTCCATATGGGGAATATTGGAGGTATATGAAGAAAATGACTGTGACTGAACTTCTCGGATCCAAACAGCTCCAGAGGTCTCACAACGTTAGAAGAGAGGAGCTACACCGATACTTAAAGAAAGTATTAGAAAAAGCACAGGAAAGCGAGGTTTTTAGTTTGGGGACGGAGTTGATGAAGCTGACGAATAATACTATATGTAGGATGGCTTTGAGCACAAGGTGTTCTGAGGAAGATAATGAGGCTGAGAAGATTAAGGAGCTCATCGATGGGTCGTTGGAGTTGGGGATGAAGTTGGCGATGGTAAACATGGCAGGGCCTTTGAAGAAACTTGGTGTTTGGATGTATGGAAAAGAGGATAGAGAGATTAATAGGAAGTGTGATGAGTTGTTGGAGAGGATTTGGAAGGAGCATGAAGAGAGAGCAAAGAGAGATGGTGGTGTTGACAGGGAAGATAAAGATTTGATGGATATTCTATTGGAAGCCTATCATGATGAGAAAGCTGAGTTCAAGATCAACAAGAACCAGATCAAAGCCTTCATTTTG GATCTCTTCCTTGCAGGAACAAGTACATCTACAGATTCAATGGAATGGGTAATGGCAAATCTAATCAATCACCCAGAAGTCATGAAGAAAGCAAGAGAAGAGATAGATTCAGTTGTTGGAAACAAAAGACTTGTTGAAGAAACAGATCTTCCAAATCTTCCATACTTACAAGCTGTTGTGAAGGAAACACTAAGACTATACCCACCAGGGCCTCTATTACCAAGAAGAACGCATGAAGCTTGTGAACTCAGAGGCTTTGACATACCAAGAGACATTATGGTAGTTTTCAATTTCTATGCCATAATGAGAGACCCTGAAGCTTGGGAAAATCCAAATGAATTCATCCCTGAAAGGTTCTTGTcttcaaataaagaaaaggcGCATCAAAACTTCAATTTCGTGGCGTTTGGTGCTGGAAGGAGAATGTGTCCTGGTGCAACCCTAGCACTTACCTTGATGAACACTACTGTTGCATCAATGGTTCAATGCTTTGATTGGAAGGTTGGCAAAGATGGAGATAGAGTGAATATGGAACCGCAAGCCGGCTTGCATTTGAAGCTCGCCGAGCCTCTTCAGTGCCGTCCAATTCTCCGATTCCATCCCTTTTCTTGCTAA